The sequence AACCACTGCCTCTCCCGCGAGCTGCCCGCGCCCCGGCTCGGCTGGGCCGTGTCCCCGGACGCCTCCCGCGCCGCCGTCTACGGCCCCCGCTCAGTGGCCGTGTGCGGCGCCGACGGCACCGCCACTCGCCTGGATGTGACGGGCGCGCTCGCCGCCACCTTCGGCGGTGACAACCGGCTCTGGGTCTCCGCCGGAGGCCGCCTGCTCCGGGAAGACCACGGCGCACTTCGTTCAGTAGGCGACTTCGCGCCGGTTTCACTCGTGGGCCATGCGGGTGGGGTGCTCGCGCTGGACGAGGCCGGGCAGCTCGTCTCCGTCTCGTCCGAGGGGAGTGTGCTCGGGCAGGCCACCGTCCCGGGGGCCGGAGCCCGGCTCTCCGTGGGGGCCTCCGGTCGCCTGGCCGCCGTGCTCAATGGAGGGGCCGTGCGCCTCTTCGACGCCCGCACCCTCGCCCCACTGCCCGCCGAGCCTCCGTGCCCCGTCTCCACCCTCTGGTGGCTGGACGCGCCGGAGCAGCTGTTGATCGCCTGCGCCCCGGACGGGATGCCGGCCTTCACGTGGGATGTGCGCACGGGGTCGCATGCCCCCGCCGCGGGGACTCCGGCGACGCCTGCCCGCCGGCTCCTCGGTCGTGCCCTCTATGTCCAGGGCTGCGACGGTTTTCCGTGCACGGCTCCGGCCCCCTGAGATGTTGGTAGGAGGCTCCGGCCCCCGTGCCTTCACGGGGCGTCCGGGCGTGTGGGCCCTCAGGGTTCAGTACTGGACGGACAGGCCCATAAGCACCCGGCTTTGAATCGACAAGCCCGCGAACTCCTTGGAGATTCGCGGCCCGCCGGGCATCGCTCAGAAGACTGCTGCAGCGCTCATCCCGATCTGAGGTCTCAAAGCGTGGACGACACCAAGCTCCCCAACCCGAACGCCAACGGCCGCAAGCGCTCCTCGCGGAAGTCCTCCAATGGGGCTCCCCATGCCGAGGCCTCTTCCACCGCCGCGTCCGAGCGAGAGAACGTCGCGGCCAATCGTTTGAGCACCGAGCGGCCCCGCGCCCGCACCGCCGAGCCCAAGGCCGAGGAGCCCGCCATCGGTGGTGGCCGCGGCGGCCGCACGCCCGCCTCGGGTGCGCGCACGCGCAACGGCCATCCCATGCAGCCGCTGCTCGCCGCGCTTCGCGCCGTGCAGGCCGGTGACTTCTCCGTGCGCCTCCCCGCCGGCGGCACCGACGCGGTGATGGCGGAGATTGCCCGCGCCTTCAACTCGGTGGTGACGCTCAACTCCGCGATGACGCAGGAGATGGTCCGCGTGGAGCGCGTCGTCGGCCGCGAGGGCCGCATGGGCGAGCGCGTCTCGCTCGGCGACGTCAGCGGCGACTGGGCCACGAGCATCAACAGCATCAACGCCCTCATCGGCGACCTGGTGCAGCCCACCACGGAAGTCGCGCGCGTGCTGGTGGCGGTGGCCGAAGGCGACCTCACCCAGAAGATGGCCCTCGAAATCGATGGCCAGCCGGTGAAGGGCGAGTTCCTCCGCATCGGCACCACCGTGAACGCGATGGTGGATCAGCTCAACTCGTTTGCCGCGGAAGTGACGCGCGTCGCGAAGGAAGTGGGCAGCGACGGCAAGCTGGGCGGACAGGCCGACGTGAAGGGCGTGTCCGGCGTGTGGAAGGACCTCACGGACAACGTGAACCTGATGGCCAACAACCTCACGGCCCAGGTTCGCAACATCGCCGAGGTGTCCACCGCCGTCGCCAACGGCGACCTGTCCAAGAAGATTACGGTGGACGCGCGCGGAGAGGTCTTCGAGCTGAAGAGCACCATCAACACGATGGTGGACCAGCTCAACGGCTTCGCCTCGGAAGTGACGCGCGTGGCCCGTGAAGTGGGCACGGAAGGAAAGCTGGGCGGTCAGGCCGCGGTGCCCGGCGTGTCCGGCACGTGGAAGGACCTCACGGACAACGTGAACTTCATGGCGTCCAACCTCACCACCCAGGTGCGCGGCATCGTCAAGGTGGTGACGGCCGTCGCCAACGGTGACCTCACCCAGAAGCTGATGGTGCCGTCGCAGGGTGAGATTGCCGCGCTGGGCGCGACGCTCAACAACATGACGGACACGCTCAACGTGTTCGCGCAGCAGGTGACCAGTGTCGCCCGCACGGTGGGTGTCGAGGGCAAGCTGGGCGCCCAGGCCCAGGTGCCCGGCGCCGCCGGCACGTGGAAGGACCTCACGGACAACGTGAACCTGATGGCCAACAACCTCACGGCCCAGGTGCGCAACATCGCCGAGGTGACGACGGCCGTCGCCAAGGGTGACCTGTCCAAGAAGATTACGGTGGACGTGAGGGGCGAGGTGCTCGAGCTGAAGGACACCATCAACACGATGGTGGACCAGCTCCGCGCCTTCGCCTCGGAAGTGACGCGCGTTGCGCGCGAGGTGGGCACCGACGGCAAGCTGGGCGGTCAGGCCGACGTGAAGGGCGTTGCCGGCGTGTGGAAGGACCTCACCGACAACGTGAACTACATGGCCTCCAACCTCACCACGCAGGTGCGCAACATCGCGCTGGTGACGACCTCGGTGGCCAACGGCGACCTGTCCAAGAAGATTACGGTCGACGCGCGCGGCGAGATTCTCGAGCTGAAGAACACCATCAACACGATGGTGGACCAGCTCAACTCGTTCGCCTCGGAAGTGACGCGCGTTGCTCGCGAGGTGGGTACGCACGGCAAGCTGGGCGGCCAGGCCGAGGTGCGCGGCGTGTCCGGCACGTGGAAGGACCTCACGGACAACGTGAACGTGATGGCCGTCAACCTCACCACGCAGGTGCGCGGCATCGCGAAGGTGGTGACGGCCGTCGCGAATGGTGACCTGACCCAGCGCCTGAAGATGGAGGCCAAGGGCGAGGTGGCCGAGCTGGCCGACACCATCAACGCGATGACGCAGACGCTGTCCATCTTCGCCCAGCAGGTGACAGACGTCGCCCGCACGGTGGGCGTGGAAGGGAAGCTGGGCGCCCAGGCGGTGGTGCCCGGTGTGGCCGGTACGTGGAAGGACCTCACGAACAACGTGAACCTGCTCGCGAACAACCTCACCGACCAGGTTCGCAACATCGCCGAGGTGACGACGGCCGTCGCGAAGGGCGACCTGTCCCGCAAGATTACGGTCGACGCGAAGGGCGAGGTGCTCGAGCTGAAGAGCACCATCAACACGATGGTGGACCAGCTCCGCGCCTTCGCCTCGGAAGTGACGCGCGTCGCGAAGGAAGTGGGTACGGACGGAAAGCTCGGCGGTCAGGCCGACGTGAAGGGCGTGTCCGGCGTCTGGAAGGACCTCACGGACAACGTGAACTTCATGGCGTCCAACCTCACCAGCCAGGTGCGCGGCATCGTGCGCGTGGTGACGGCGGTGGCCAACGGCGACCTGTCCCAGAAGCTGACGATGGAAGCGAAGGGCGAGATTGCCGCCCTCGCGGACACCATCAACGCGATGACGCAGACGCTGTCCATCTTCGCCCAGCAGGTGACGGACGTCGCCCGCACGGTGGGCGTGGAAGGCAAGCTGGGCGCCCAGGCCGAGGTGCCGGGCGTCGCGGGCACGTGGAAGGACCTCACGAACAACGTGAACCTGCTCGCGAACAACCTCACCGCGCAGGTGCGAAACATCGCGGAAGTCACCACCGCCGTCGCGAATGGTGACCTGTCGAAGAAGATTACGGTCGACGCGAAGGGCGAGGTGCTGGAGCTGAAGAGCACCATCAACACGATGGTGGACCAGCTCCGCGCGTTCGCCGCCGAAGTGACTCGCGTCGCCAAGGAAGTGGGTACGGAAGGCAAGCTGGGCGGACAGGCCGACGTGAAGGGCGTGTCCGGCGTGTGGAAGGACCTCACGGACAATGTGAACGTCCTCGCCGGCAACCTCACCGACCAGGTGCGAAACATCGCCAAGGTGACGACGGCCGTCGCCAACGGCGACCTGTCTCAGAAAATCACTGTGTCCGTGAAGGGCGAGGTGCTCGAGCTGAAGAACACCATCAACACGATGGTGGACCAGCTCCGCGCGTTCGCCTCCGAGGTGACTCGCGTCGCCAAGGAAGTGGGCACGGAGGGCAAGCTGGGTGGTCAGGCCGCGGTGCCCGGTGTCGCCGGCGTGTGGAAGGACCTCACGGACAACGTGAACGTCCTCGCCGGCAACCTGACGGACCAGGTGCGAAACATCGCCAAGGTGACGACGGCCGTCGCGAATGGCGACCTGTCGCAGAAGATTTCCGTCGAGGCGCGCGGCGAAATCCTGGAGCTGAAGAGCACCATCAACACGATGGTGGACCAGCTCCGTGCCTTCGCCGCCGAGGTGACGCGCGTCGCGAAGGAAGTGGGTACCGACGGCAAGCTGGGTGGTCAGGCCGCGGTGCCGGGAGTCGCCGGCACGTGGAAGGACCTCACGGACAACGTGAACAGCATGGCCTCCAACCTCACCGCGCAGGTGCGCAACATCGCGCTGGTGACGACGGCCGTCGCGAACGGTGACTTGTCCAAGAAGATTACGGTCGACGCGAAGGGCGAAATCCTGGAGCTGAAGGACACCATCAACATCATGGTGGACCAGCTCAACAGCTTCGCTTCCGAAGTGACTCGCGTGGCCCGTGAAGTGGGTACGGAAGGAAAGCTGGGAGGGCAGGCGGAAGTGCGCGGCGTGTCCGGCGTCTGGAAGGACCTGACGGACAACGTGAACTTCATGGCCCGCAACCTCACCACGCAGGTGCGCGGCATCGTCAAGGTGGTGACGGCCGTCGCCAACGGCGACCTGAAGCAGAAGCTCGTCGTGGAAGCGAAGGGCGAAGTCGCCGCGCTCGCGGAGACCATCAACAACATGACGGACACGCTGGGCACCTTCGCCGAGCAGGTGTCCACGGTGGCTCGCGAGGTGGGCGTCGAAGGGAAGCTGGGCGGTCAGGCCCGCGTGCCCGGTGTGGCCGGCACGTGGAAGGACCTCACCGACAACGTGAACTTCATGGCGTCCAACCTCACCACGCAGGTGCGCGGCATCGTGCGCGTGGTGACCGCCGTCGCGAATGGCGACCTGACCCAGAAGCTCATCGTCGACGCGAAGGGTGAAGTCGCCGCGCTCGCGGACACCATCAACAACATGACGGACACGCTGGGCACCTTCGCCGAGCAGGTGTCCACGGTGGCCCGCGAGGTGGGTATCGAAGGAAAGCTGGGCGGCCAGGCCCGCGTGCCCGGTGCGCGCGGCACGTGGCGGCAGCTCACGGACAACGTGAACCAGCTCGCCGGTACCCTGACGAGCCAGCTGCGCGCCATCTCCGACGTGGCCACCGCCGTGACGAAGGGCGACCTGACTCGCAGCATCACCGTCGTCGCGGAAGGCGAAGTGGCGGCGCTGAAGGACAACATCAACCAGATGATCGTCAACCTGCGTGAGACCACGCAGAAGAACCAGGAGCAGGACTGGCTCAAGACGAACCTGGCGAAGTTCTCCGGCATGATGCAGGGCCAGAAGAGCCTGGACGCCGTCAGCCGCCTCATCATGAGCGAGCTGACGCCGCTGGTCTCCGCCCACCACGGCGCCTTCTTCCTGGTGGACGCCGAGGCCGGCACGCCCCTGCTGAAGCTCACCAGCACCTACGCGTACCGGGAGCGCAAGCACATCGCCAACCGCTTCCGGCTGGGCGAGGGGCTCGTCGGTCAGGCCGCCCTGGAGCGGAAGACGATTCTGCTCACCAAGGTGCCCTCGGACTACATCACCATCTCCTCGGGCCTGGGTGAGGCCACGCCGCTCAACATCATCGTCCTGCCCGTCCTCTTCGAGGGCGAGGTCAAGGCCGTCATCGAGCTGGCGTCGTTCCACCCGTTCAGCGCCATCCACCAAATCTTCCTGGACCAGCTCACAGAGACCATTGGCGTGGTGCTCAACATGATCATCGCCAACATGCGCACGGAGCAGCTGCTGCTCCAGTCGCAGGGCCTCACGCAGGAGCTGCAGAGCCAGTCCAAGGAGCTCACGGTCCAGCAGGAGCAGCTCAAGCGCACGAACATCGAGCTGGAGGAGAAGGCGAAGCTGCTCGAGGAGCAGAACCGCCGCGTCGAGGAGAAGAACAACGAGGTGGAGCGCGCCCGCGTCAGCCTCGAGGAGAAGGCGGAGCAGCTCACCGTCATCTCCAAGTACAAGAGCGAGTTCCTGGCCAACATGAGCCACGAGCTGCGCACGCCGCTCAACTCGCTGCTCATCCTCGCCAAGCTGCTGTCGGACAACAAGGACGGCAACCTCAGCAACAAGCAGGTGGAGTACGCCAACACCATCTACGCGTCGGGTGGCGACCTGCTCAGCCTCATCAACGAGATTCTGGACCTCTCCAAGGTGGAGGCCGGGAAGATGCAGGTGGAGCCGCGGGACATCGTCCTGTCCGAGCTCAACCAGTTCATCGACCGCGGCTTCCGCCCGGTGGCGGAGCAGAAGGGCCTCACCTTCACGGTGGAGGTGGCGGCGGGCACGCCGCGGCACATCCGCACGGACCCGCAGCGCCTGCAGCAGGTGCTGAAGAACCTGCTCTCCAATGCCTTCAAGTTCACCGACGAGGGCAGCGTCCGGATGAAGGTGGCGCTGGCGGAGCGCTCGGTGCGCTTCGACCACGAGGTGCTCAAGCGCTCGCGGCACGTCCTCGCCTTCGCGGTGACGGACACGGGCATCGGCATCCCCAAGGACAAGCAGCGCCTCATCTTCGAGGCCTTCCAGCAGGCGGACGGCTCCACCGCGCGCAAGTACGGCGGCACCGGCCTGGGTCTGTCCATCAGCCGCGAAATCGCCAAGCTGCTGGGCGGCGAAATCCACGTGCAGAGCGAGCCGAAGAAGGGCAGCACCTTCACGCTGTACCTGCCGCCCGAGTACGTGGGCCCCGAGGACGACGGCCTCCCGCCGCTGTCCGGCTCCGGGGACTCGTCCATCCCCCGCGTGCCCGGACCGCTCGAGCCCATGGGCTCGGCGCCGGTCCTCACTCCGGCCGTGGCGGAGAGCAGCCACGTGCTGGACGCGGCCCTACCGCCGCCGGTGGAGGCCTCGCAGGCCTCCGTCGCAGTGGAGGACGACCGCGAGCACATCCGCGAGGGGGACCGCGTCCTGCTCGTGATTGAAGACGACGTGAAGTTCGCCCGCATCATGGTGCAGATGGCGCGCGAGAAGGGCTTCAAGGCGCTGGTGGCCACCCGCGGTGACACCGGCCTGTCCATGGCCAACGAGTACCAGCCGCACGCCATTACCCTGGACATCCAGCTGCCCGTGGTGGACGGCTGGAGCGTGCTGGACCGCCTCAAGCGCAACCCGCGCACGCGGCACATCCCGGTGCACGTCATCAGCGTCATGGACAAGCACCAGGGCAACGCGCAGGGCGCCTTCGGCTACCTCACCAAGCCCGTCAGCAAGGAGGGCCTGGAGCGCGTCTTCAACCAGCTCTCCAGCTTCCTGGAGCGCAAGGAGCGCCGGCTCCTGCTGGTGGAGGACGACGACGTCCAGCGCGACAGCCTGGTGAAGCTGCTCAGCGAGGGCGGCGACGTGGCCGTCACCGCCGTGGCCACCGGTGAGGAGGTGCTGAAGAACCTGGAGGAGAACGAGTACGACTGCCTCGTCATCGACCTGCTCCTGCCCGACACGGACGGCACCAAGCTGGTGGAGGAAATCAAGACGCAGCAGCGCTTCAGGGACTTGCCCATCGTCGTCTACACGGGCAAGGAGCTGACGCCCAAGGACGAGGCGCGGCTGCGCCGCTACACGGGCAGCGTCATCCTCAAGAGCGGCTCCAAGAGCCCGGAGTTGCTGCTCAGCGACACGGCGCTCTTCCTGCACCGGCTGGACCAGAACCTGCCGCCCCGGGCGCGGGCCGCGCTGTCCCAGCGCAACGAGAAGGACTCGGAGCTCACCGCCAAGAAGGTGCTCGTCGTCGACGACGACATGCGCAACATCTTCGCCCTCACCAGCGTGCTGGAGAACCACGGCATGCAGGTGGTGTTCGCGGAGAACGGGCGGGCCGCCATCGAGATGCTGGAGCAGCACCGCGACGTGGACATCGTCCTCATGGACGTGATGATGCCGGAGATGGACGGCTATGAGACCATGCGTGCCATCCGCAAGGACCTCAAGTACGCCAGCCTCCCCATCATCGCCGTCACCGCGAAGGCGCTGAAGGACGACCGCGAGAAGTGCATGGCCGCCGGGGCGAGCGACTACCTGCCCAAGCCGGTGGACACCGACAAGCTGCTGGAGCTCATCCGTCTGTGGGTGAGCGCCTGACAGACTGAGTGATGGCTAGCACACGGCAGGTCTCCGCCGGACTTGGGTCCGGCGGGGGCTGCGCCTAGCCTCTTCCGCCAGTCACACCACGGACGGGGCTCCCCTTCATCCCATCTCCATGACGCCTAGCGAACACATCCCCGCCGAACGCACCCAGGAAGGCGCCCCGCGCCCGCGGGCCAGCATCTTGATGGTGGATGACCATCCGTCCAACCTGCTCGCGCTCGAGGCCATCCTCGACCCGCTGGGCCAGGAACTGGTGAAGGCCACCAGCGGCGAGGAAGCACTCAAGTTCCTGCTCAAGCGCGACTTCGCGGTCATCCTGATGGACGTGCAGATGCCGGGCCTGGACGGCTTCCAGACGGCCACGCTCATCAAGCAGCGCGAGCGCACGCGCACCATCCCCATCATCTTCCTCACCGCGCTCAGCCGCGACGCGGCCCACGTCTTCAAGGGCTACGCGCACGGCGCGGTGGACTACCTGCTCAAGCCGTTCGACCCCGAAATCCTCCGCTCCAAGGTCAGCGTCTTCGTGGACCTGTTCCTCAAGGAGCAGCAGATTCAGCGGCAGGCGGCGCAATTGCGCCAGCGCGAGCGCGAGGTCCTGGAGCGGCAGAGCGAGCTGCGCTACCGGCGCCTCACCGAGTCGCTGCCGGAAGTCATGTGGGCGGCGCGGCCGGATGGCACCTTCTCGTATGCCAACCGCGTCGGCCGCGACTACACGGGCGTCCAGGAGGACCAGCCCGTGTCGCTGGCCACCTTCCTGGAGTTCGTCCACCCGACAGACCGGGACTCCATGCGCCATGTCTGGGAGCAGGCCATCCGCCTGGGCCAGCGCGTGGAGCGCGAGTTCCGCCTGCGCCGCTTCGACGGCGTGTACCGCTGGCACCTGCTGCGCGCGGTGCCGGAGCGCGATGAGACAAGCCAGCTCGTGGGGTGGATTGCCATTGCCACGGACATCGACGACAAGCGCCGCGCCGAGGAGGCCCTGGGCCGCTTCAAGACGACGCTGGACGCCACGCTGGACTGTGTCCTCATGTTCTCCCCGGACTCGCTGACGCTCACCTACGCCAACGCGGGCGCGGCCAAGCAGCTCGCCAGCAGCGTGGAGGAATTGGTGGGGCTGTCCGTGCTGGAGGTGGAGGGCGCCTTCGACGAGGCGGGCTTCCGCAAGCTGCTGGCCCCACTGCTCAGCGGCACGCTGCCGAGCCAGACGTACTCCACCACGCACCGTCGCCGCGACGGCACCGAGGTGCCGGTGGAGGTGGTGCTCCAGTTCGTGGCCGCCAATGACGGCCCGGGCCGCTTCATCTCCGTGGCGCGCGACATCACGGAGCGGCAGCGCGCGGAGACGGCGCTGCGGCTGGCCAGCGAGGCCAAGGACGCCTTCCTCGCGGCCGCGAGTCACGAGCTGCGCACGCCGCTGGCGGCGGCCAAGGGCCACGCGCACCTGGCCCTGCTCAAGCTGGGCAACGAGACGGAGGCGGGGCCGGGCAAGTCGCTCAAAATCATCAACCGTCAAATCGACCGGATGGCCAAGCTGGTGGAGGACCTGCTGGACATCAGCCGGTTGCAGGCGGGGCGCCTGTCGCTGGAGCTGGAGCGGTTCGACATGACCGAGCTGGTGCGCGAGACGCGAGACCGCATGGCGGTGCTCTCGCAGGGGCACGAGCTGCACGTGGACACGCCGGAGCACCTGGAGGGCACGTGGGACCGGGGGCGCCTGGACCAGGTGCTGACGAATCTCCTGTCCAACGCCATCCGCTACTCGCCCGAGGGCGGAGAGGTGGAGGTGCGGCTCACCGGTGAGGGCGAGGAGGGCGTGCACCTGGCGGTGAGAGACAGGGGTGTGGGCATCCCCAAGGACAAGCAGGCGCTCATCTTCGAGCGCTTCGGCCGCGCGCACGGCAGCAAGTACGGCGGGCTGGGGCTGGGGCTCACCATCAGCCAGGGCATCGTCGAGCAGCACGGCGGCCGCATCTGGGTGGAGTCCGCGGGCGTGCCCGGTGAGGGCTCTACGTTCCACGTGTGGCTGCCGCGCGAGACGGGGCCGCAGCTCGCCAACGTGCACCAGTCCAGCGGTACGCGCACCGCGAGCTGAGGCGCGCGGGAAGGCGCTCCGCTTCACATCCGGCGTTACGCCCGGGGCACGCCCCCGGGACGCAGCGGATTGACGCTCGTCACCCACAGCACGCGGGTGGAGGGCTCCAGCCGGTACCTCACCTCATGGCCCGGGGCAGGCCATCGGGTGATTGAGGCCGCGGTGCCTGCGGGCAATCGCGGCCCGCCCTCACTCGTGCTCGGGGCTCCGCTTCCGGTCAGGCTTCCTCGTCGGGGAGGAGCATGCGCAGCAGCTCGTCGTCGGGGCCGAGCGGGCGCCAGCCGGGCGGAGGGGGATTGGCGAGGAGCGCATCACCAGCCCGGTCGACGCGTTCCTTGTAGGGGTCTGGGGTGAAGGAATGCCAACCCGCGAGTGCGCGAGCGACCGCGAAGCGGGTCTCGCGGTCCAGCGCGGTGGGCCAACCGTTGGGGAGGTATTGCCACAGCTCGCGCACGAGCTGTCCGCGCACCAGGCGAGTGAACTTCTTGCTCCGTTCCGCCTCGGCCACCAGTCCGCTGAACACCTGCACCGCGTTGACGTCGTCCTTGCCAAGCTCTTCGGCCAGCGCCACCAGTGATGCCGTGGGACGAGCTTCCGCGAAGGCAGTGAGCGAATCGTAACCGTGCTCGCGAGCTCGCTCGTACAGTCGGGTCTTCCAGTCTCCTTGCCAGGAATGCCCGTCGGTCATGGCCCCCTCCAAGGAGAGAAGCTCATCGGGATGTCGTAGGCCTTCATGCGCTGGGCGACAATCTTCAAGACTTCGTTACTCGTCAACACGTCGCCAGTCCTGGCCTCGACTCTGAGCAACTCATCCATGATCATCCGGTTCCACTCACCGGGCCACGTACGTCCCAGGCGCCAGTTGCCGCCGCCGTGAATCGCCTCGTGGTGCGCCTTCTCCAGCCGGACGCAGAAGTTGTCGATGTCCAGGTCGCCCGTGAATCCGCGCTGCTGGAACCATGCGCGTCGTTCTCGTGGGAAGACGTGGTGCAGTGGATTCTCGGACATGCCCGCCCCGGCTCTGCCGGTCTCGTGCATGGCGCGCACTTCGGGACTGTCCCCCAGCGCTTCGCGAACGCCCTCCGGCAGTTCGCCATTCGACTGCGCCATCATCACCTGACCGCCGTGAATGCGGACCGCCGCGCTGACGGCGGGAATGGAGATGACGCCCGCCTGCACGAGGCGGCGAATCATCTCTACCCACTCGGCGGAGACGACGAGCTGTGAGCCCGCCATGACACCTCCCGAGCCCATGACGAGGCCCGTGCCGAGCATGGCGGGAGCGGCGGGTGGCAGCCGTGGCAACGATGCTTGCAGTGCCGAGGCCAGGGTGAGCATCTCCACGAACTGCACCGCTGCGAATGTCTTCGCCTGGTTCTCCATGGACCTGCGTGCGCCATCACGGATGGCGTCGAACTCGCGAGTCAGTTGCCCCATCAACTCCGGCATGGCGAGCGTCGCGGCCTCGACCTGCCCGGGGTCCGCGGAAGCGAGCGAGGCCATGGTGGGCGCCATCCGCTGCTGAATCCGGTTCATGTCCACGAACAATGCCTCGATGCTGTAGGCGGGACACTCGCGGAGCACGACGTCCGCGAGTTGGAGGAAGTCGAGCCATACGGCCAACAACATGGCGCCGAACATGGCCGCCTGAAGCCGAGGGCCTGTCATCTGGAGGATGCCCAGCTCCATGTCCGGCTCACCCACCTTCCCCGCGGTAGCGATTAGCGCGGTGGTGCTCCCGAGCGAGCCGCGCAGCCAGGACAGTTGCTTGGAGCCGTAGTCCA comes from Pyxidicoccus parkwaysis and encodes:
- a CDS encoding HAMP domain-containing protein — protein: MQPLLAALRAVQAGDFSVRLPAGGTDAVMAEIARAFNSVVTLNSAMTQEMVRVERVVGREGRMGERVSLGDVSGDWATSINSINALIGDLVQPTTEVARVLVAVAEGDLTQKMALEIDGQPVKGEFLRIGTTVNAMVDQLNSFAAEVTRVAKEVGSDGKLGGQADVKGVSGVWKDLTDNVNLMANNLTAQVRNIAEVSTAVANGDLSKKITVDARGEVFELKSTINTMVDQLNGFASEVTRVAREVGTEGKLGGQAAVPGVSGTWKDLTDNVNFMASNLTTQVRGIVKVVTAVANGDLTQKLMVPSQGEIAALGATLNNMTDTLNVFAQQVTSVARTVGVEGKLGAQAQVPGAAGTWKDLTDNVNLMANNLTAQVRNIAEVTTAVAKGDLSKKITVDVRGEVLELKDTINTMVDQLRAFASEVTRVAREVGTDGKLGGQADVKGVAGVWKDLTDNVNYMASNLTTQVRNIALVTTSVANGDLSKKITVDARGEILELKNTINTMVDQLNSFASEVTRVAREVGTHGKLGGQAEVRGVSGTWKDLTDNVNVMAVNLTTQVRGIAKVVTAVANGDLTQRLKMEAKGEVAELADTINAMTQTLSIFAQQVTDVARTVGVEGKLGAQAVVPGVAGTWKDLTNNVNLLANNLTDQVRNIAEVTTAVAKGDLSRKITVDAKGEVLELKSTINTMVDQLRAFASEVTRVAKEVGTDGKLGGQADVKGVSGVWKDLTDNVNFMASNLTSQVRGIVRVVTAVANGDLSQKLTMEAKGEIAALADTINAMTQTLSIFAQQVTDVARTVGVEGKLGAQAEVPGVAGTWKDLTNNVNLLANNLTAQVRNIAEVTTAVANGDLSKKITVDAKGEVLELKSTINTMVDQLRAFAAEVTRVAKEVGTEGKLGGQADVKGVSGVWKDLTDNVNVLAGNLTDQVRNIAKVTTAVANGDLSQKITVSVKGEVLELKNTINTMVDQLRAFASEVTRVAKEVGTEGKLGGQAAVPGVAGVWKDLTDNVNVLAGNLTDQVRNIAKVTTAVANGDLSQKISVEARGEILELKSTINTMVDQLRAFAAEVTRVAKEVGTDGKLGGQAAVPGVAGTWKDLTDNVNSMASNLTAQVRNIALVTTAVANGDLSKKITVDAKGEILELKDTINIMVDQLNSFASEVTRVAREVGTEGKLGGQAEVRGVSGVWKDLTDNVNFMARNLTTQVRGIVKVVTAVANGDLKQKLVVEAKGEVAALAETINNMTDTLGTFAEQVSTVAREVGVEGKLGGQARVPGVAGTWKDLTDNVNFMASNLTTQVRGIVRVVTAVANGDLTQKLIVDAKGEVAALADTINNMTDTLGTFAEQVSTVAREVGIEGKLGGQARVPGARGTWRQLTDNVNQLAGTLTSQLRAISDVATAVTKGDLTRSITVVAEGEVAALKDNINQMIVNLRETTQKNQEQDWLKTNLAKFSGMMQGQKSLDAVSRLIMSELTPLVSAHHGAFFLVDAEAGTPLLKLTSTYAYRERKHIANRFRLGEGLVGQAALERKTILLTKVPSDYITISSGLGEATPLNIIVLPVLFEGEVKAVIELASFHPFSAIHQIFLDQLTETIGVVLNMIIANMRTEQLLLQSQGLTQELQSQSKELTVQQEQLKRTNIELEEKAKLLEEQNRRVEEKNNEVERARVSLEEKAEQLTVISKYKSEFLANMSHELRTPLNSLLILAKLLSDNKDGNLSNKQVEYANTIYASGGDLLSLINEILDLSKVEAGKMQVEPRDIVLSELNQFIDRGFRPVAEQKGLTFTVEVAAGTPRHIRTDPQRLQQVLKNLLSNAFKFTDEGSVRMKVALAERSVRFDHEVLKRSRHVLAFAVTDTGIGIPKDKQRLIFEAFQQADGSTARKYGGTGLGLSISREIAKLLGGEIHVQSEPKKGSTFTLYLPPEYVGPEDDGLPPLSGSGDSSIPRVPGPLEPMGSAPVLTPAVAESSHVLDAALPPPVEASQASVAVEDDREHIREGDRVLLVIEDDVKFARIMVQMAREKGFKALVATRGDTGLSMANEYQPHAITLDIQLPVVDGWSVLDRLKRNPRTRHIPVHVISVMDKHQGNAQGAFGYLTKPVSKEGLERVFNQLSSFLERKERRLLLVEDDDVQRDSLVKLLSEGGDVAVTAVATGEEVLKNLEENEYDCLVIDLLLPDTDGTKLVEEIKTQQRFRDLPIVVYTGKELTPKDEARLRRYTGSVILKSGSKSPELLLSDTALFLHRLDQNLPPRARAALSQRNEKDSELTAKKVLVVDDDMRNIFALTSVLENHGMQVVFAENGRAAIEMLEQHRDVDIVLMDVMMPEMDGYETMRAIRKDLKYASLPIIAVTAKALKDDREKCMAAGASDYLPKPVDTDKLLELIRLWVSA
- a CDS encoding hybrid sensor histidine kinase/response regulator, which translates into the protein MTPSEHIPAERTQEGAPRPRASILMVDDHPSNLLALEAILDPLGQELVKATSGEEALKFLLKRDFAVILMDVQMPGLDGFQTATLIKQRERTRTIPIIFLTALSRDAAHVFKGYAHGAVDYLLKPFDPEILRSKVSVFVDLFLKEQQIQRQAAQLRQREREVLERQSELRYRRLTESLPEVMWAARPDGTFSYANRVGRDYTGVQEDQPVSLATFLEFVHPTDRDSMRHVWEQAIRLGQRVEREFRLRRFDGVYRWHLLRAVPERDETSQLVGWIAIATDIDDKRRAEEALGRFKTTLDATLDCVLMFSPDSLTLTYANAGAAKQLASSVEELVGLSVLEVEGAFDEAGFRKLLAPLLSGTLPSQTYSTTHRRRDGTEVPVEVVLQFVAANDGPGRFISVARDITERQRAETALRLASEAKDAFLAAASHELRTPLAAAKGHAHLALLKLGNETEAGPGKSLKIINRQIDRMAKLVEDLLDISRLQAGRLSLELERFDMTELVRETRDRMAVLSQGHELHVDTPEHLEGTWDRGRLDQVLTNLLSNAIRYSPEGGEVEVRLTGEGEEGVHLAVRDRGVGIPKDKQALIFERFGRAHGSKYGGLGLGLTISQGIVEQHGGRIWVESAGVPGEGSTFHVWLPRETGPQLANVHQSSGTRTAS
- a CDS encoding NUDIX hydrolase; this translates as MTDGHSWQGDWKTRLYERAREHGYDSLTAFAEARPTASLVALAEELGKDDVNAVQVFSGLVAEAERSKKFTRLVRGQLVRELWQYLPNGWPTALDRETRFAVARALAGWHSFTPDPYKERVDRAGDALLANPPPPGWRPLGPDDELLRMLLPDEEA
- a CDS encoding DUF2380 domain-containing protein; translation: MKGSTNNVASALSKLASRPPTPLTRRGLTGVNGVFSRHLDYGSKQLSWLRGSLGSTTALIATAGKVGEPDMELGILQMTGPRLQAAMFGAMLLAVWLDFLQLADVVLRECPAYSIEALFVDMNRIQQRMAPTMASLASADPGQVEAATLAMPELMGQLTREFDAIRDGARRSMENQAKTFAAVQFVEMLTLASALQASLPRLPPAAPAMLGTGLVMGSGGVMAGSQLVVSAEWVEMIRRLVQAGVISIPAVSAAVRIHGGQVMMAQSNGELPEGVREALGDSPEVRAMHETGRAGAGMSENPLHHVFPRERRAWFQQRGFTGDLDIDNFCVRLEKAHHEAIHGGGNWRLGRTWPGEWNRMIMDELLRVEARTGDVLTSNEVLKIVAQRMKAYDIPMSFSPWRGP